Proteins encoded in a region of the Puniceibacterium sp. IMCC21224 genome:
- a CDS encoding HugZ family protein: protein MTSPIRHTDDEARQLAQSLISDARFGALATRDPATSAPMVSRIGVVPGPDGLPLSLVSDLSQHSRALKSDPVCALMLGEPGETGDPLTWPRLSLQGTARFIRHGTPDHATLAAHYLTHQPKAKLYIGFADFSLLRFDISAAFLNGGFGKAFELTPQDLLP, encoded by the coding sequence ATGACATCGCCGATCCGCCACACCGATGATGAGGCACGACAGCTTGCCCAATCATTGATCTCCGACGCCCGATTTGGTGCGCTGGCGACCCGCGACCCTGCGACCAGCGCGCCGATGGTCAGTCGTATCGGGGTCGTGCCGGGGCCAGACGGCCTGCCGCTTAGCCTAGTGTCGGACCTGTCACAGCATAGCCGCGCGCTCAAATCTGACCCGGTATGCGCACTCATGCTCGGCGAACCGGGTGAGACCGGCGATCCGCTGACCTGGCCGCGCCTAAGCCTGCAAGGCACGGCGCGTTTTATCCGGCATGGCACGCCAGATCACGCAACGCTAGCCGCCCACTACCTGACCCATCAACCCAAGGCGAAACTCTATATCGGATTTGCCGATTTTTCCCTGCTCCGGTTCGACATCTCGGCCGCCTTCCTGAATGGCGGCTTTGGCAAGGCGTTTGAGCTGACACCACAGGACCTGCTTCCATAG
- the parA gene encoding ParA family partition ATPase: MTGYVITVAQQKGGSGKTTMAANLAIGFRRAGKSVALIDTDPQGSLGRWFMTRLDTDESLVEGMEFATSSAWGITYEIRKLTDNFDVVIVDTPPKADSDLRPALRAADLVIVPVSMSHVDLWATEGVLDLTRREDKEALVVINRARSGTRLSADVAQAAAKLTARIAATQFANRVIYAEALGKGMGAAEIGKSPARDEVDALTAEVAELLATR; the protein is encoded by the coding sequence ATGACAGGCTATGTCATCACGGTCGCGCAGCAAAAAGGCGGGTCAGGCAAGACGACGATGGCCGCCAATCTGGCCATCGGCTTTCGTCGCGCGGGCAAGAGTGTTGCGCTGATCGACACGGACCCGCAGGGGTCGTTGGGGCGCTGGTTTATGACCCGCCTCGATACCGACGAATCGCTGGTGGAGGGGATGGAGTTTGCCACTTCATCCGCGTGGGGGATCACCTATGAGATCCGCAAGCTGACCGACAATTTCGATGTGGTGATCGTTGATACGCCGCCCAAGGCGGACAGCGATCTGCGCCCGGCCCTGCGCGCGGCGGATCTGGTGATTGTTCCTGTCTCGATGAGCCACGTGGATCTTTGGGCGACCGAGGGGGTCCTGGATCTGACGCGCCGCGAGGACAAAGAGGCGCTGGTGGTGATCAACCGGGCGCGCTCGGGTACGCGGTTGTCGGCAGATGTGGCGCAGGCTGCGGCCAAGCTGACCGCGCGCATCGCTGCGACGCAATTCGCCAACCGGGTGATCTATGCCGAGGCGCTGGGCAAAGGGATGGGTGCTGCTGAAATTGGTAAGTCGCCGGCGCGCGATGAGGTGGATGCGCTCACTGCAGAGGTGGCGGAGCTGCTGGCGACCCGTTAA
- a CDS encoding DUF6206 family protein, translating to MHDLDALRALIRSDSETRGQTISKLGYFCAPFRPATGPYQDKVIKVYRGLRDAAALDRLAVCHDDYVAALLRTGVPMPQTEFTLLDIDGARIPVIVQEALPADSMMRPQMQRADLPQTLAMMQAAGEVIASFWNNADQIGTRIGFHPSIRNFAIVDGSAVFFDTFPPLIHYSRAEMGRMLLQFSDKRLMRLIGPLMQTRVTGIQDEWYSAPETLVGLVGSACRLRPDDAQAYLDWGRGFARDEMPRWADAALRGMAEPPRLPGYWTGFRKLLGLQGEPNV from the coding sequence ATGCATGACCTCGACGCGCTGCGCGCCCTGATCCGTTCCGACAGCGAGACGCGGGGCCAGACAATCTCGAAACTCGGGTATTTCTGTGCGCCGTTCCGGCCTGCGACGGGGCCATATCAGGACAAGGTGATCAAGGTGTACCGCGGCTTGCGCGATGCGGCGGCACTGGACCGGCTGGCGGTGTGTCATGACGACTATGTGGCGGCGTTGCTGCGGACCGGGGTGCCGATGCCGCAAACCGAATTCACGCTGCTCGACATCGACGGCGCGCGTATTCCCGTGATCGTTCAAGAGGCGCTGCCAGCTGACAGCATGATGCGACCGCAGATGCAGCGCGCGGACTTGCCGCAGACGCTGGCCATGATGCAGGCCGCAGGTGAAGTTATCGCCAGTTTCTGGAACAACGCTGACCAGATCGGCACGCGAATCGGTTTTCACCCCTCGATCCGCAATTTTGCGATTGTCGACGGCAGCGCGGTGTTTTTTGACACCTTCCCGCCGCTGATCCATTACAGCCGCGCGGAAATGGGCCGGATGCTGCTGCAATTTTCTGACAAGCGGCTGATGCGTCTGATCGGACCGCTGATGCAGACCCGTGTCACCGGAATTCAGGATGAATGGTATTCCGCGCCGGAAACGCTTGTCGGCTTGGTTGGCAGCGCCTGCCGTCTGCGCCCCGACGATGCTCAGGCCTATCTGGACTGGGGCAGGGGGTTTGCGCGGGACGAAATGCCACGTTGGGCGGATGCGGCACTGCGCGGCATGGCCGAACCGCCGCGCCTGCCGGGATACTGGACCGGATTTCGCAAGCTTTTGGGCCTGCAGGGCGAACCAAACGTCTGA
- a CDS encoding antibiotic biosynthesis monooxygenase, translating to MPQITCPTDIQTVLTTFEMTPGTCQDLLDELTDAYDSFISKQTGFLSAGLHVNDAQTRIANYSQWARREDFQAMLRSTEMRERNRRIHALCRSFEPVMYDVAAVF from the coding sequence ATGCCACAAATCACCTGTCCCACCGATATCCAGACGGTTTTGACAACGTTCGAAATGACCCCTGGCACCTGCCAGGATTTGCTGGACGAACTGACAGACGCCTATGACAGCTTTATCTCAAAGCAGACGGGGTTTCTGTCTGCGGGTCTGCATGTGAACGATGCCCAGACCAGAATCGCCAATTATTCGCAATGGGCCCGCCGCGAGGATTTTCAGGCTATGTTGCGCAGCACCGAAATGCGCGAACGCAATCGGCGGATTCATGCACTATGCCGCAGTTTCGAGCCAGTGATGTACGATGTGGCCGCCGTTTTCTGA
- a CDS encoding universal stress protein, producing the protein MYRNILVPVAIGDEARSSAELDVARSLLSEGGVITLIHVVEPIPVYVTAYVAVDIMAQSHGAMRAELEQLAKDHGPAETLLIEGHPGRTIVEHAKTKAADLIVMSAHRPGFEDIFVGSTTTYVVRHAPCTVHVVR; encoded by the coding sequence ATGTACCGCAACATCCTTGTACCCGTCGCGATTGGCGACGAAGCTCGCTCCTCAGCCGAGCTTGACGTCGCCCGGAGCCTTCTGTCCGAGGGAGGGGTGATTACCCTCATCCATGTGGTCGAACCGATCCCGGTCTACGTGACCGCCTACGTCGCAGTGGATATCATGGCCCAGTCGCATGGCGCGATGAGGGCTGAACTGGAACAACTGGCCAAGGATCACGGTCCGGCTGAAACGCTGCTGATCGAAGGTCATCCTGGTCGCACGATTGTCGAACATGCCAAAACCAAGGCTGCGGATCTGATTGTCATGTCGGCACACCGGCCTGGCTTTGAGGACATTTTTGTCGGATCCACCACGACATATGTGGTTCGGCATGCCCCTTGTACGGTTCACGTTGTGCGGTGA
- a CDS encoding hemerythrin domain-containing protein: MDDLSLGTRQQMPEGLRALLAEFPRDGWERHRHFAGLVQFWLERHMMFRQLRTVMQQDVEAAMDKKMPGREQASRLSRFGGMMVSQLHGHHQIEDAHYFPVLGRMEPKLGKGFDILDADHHAMDGLLNRFTESANAVLQGKGELGTFRQELLSFGTLLERHLEDEEDLIVPVILRHGPGKLE, translated from the coding sequence ATGGATGATCTGAGCCTGGGGACCCGTCAGCAAATGCCAGAGGGGCTGCGTGCCCTGCTGGCCGAGTTTCCGCGTGACGGATGGGAACGGCATCGTCATTTTGCCGGTCTGGTGCAATTCTGGCTCGAACGGCATATGATGTTTCGCCAGTTGCGCACTGTGATGCAGCAGGATGTCGAGGCGGCGATGGACAAAAAGATGCCCGGGCGCGAGCAAGCCTCGCGCTTGTCGCGATTCGGCGGCATGATGGTCAGCCAATTGCACGGCCATCACCAGATCGAAGACGCGCATTATTTTCCGGTATTGGGCCGGATGGAACCCAAGCTGGGCAAAGGGTTCGACATTCTTGATGCCGATCATCACGCGATGGACGGGTTGCTGAACCGGTTCACTGAATCCGCCAATGCAGTGCTACAAGGCAAAGGCGAATTGGGAACATTCCGGCAAGAATTGCTGTCTTTTGGCACGCTGCTCGAACGGCATTTGGAGGACGAAGAAGACCTCATCGTGCCGGTGATCCTGCGCCACGGTCCGGGCAAGCTGGAATAG
- a CDS encoding excinuclease ABC subunit B, which produces MRLAFLFPLLLLAACATPVERCVNQASATYRAAFAELQQAEATLARGYALRRVQVSVPYFGRCRDSDGELYPCFRERYQTVTRRENVDLEQVRRRAQDLRNQLPGLQRSADAGATQCRAVYAEAETTP; this is translated from the coding sequence ATGCGACTCGCCTTTCTCTTTCCGCTACTGCTGCTTGCAGCCTGCGCAACACCGGTCGAGCGTTGCGTGAATCAGGCCAGCGCGACCTACCGCGCCGCCTTTGCGGAGTTGCAGCAGGCCGAGGCGACGCTGGCGCGAGGATACGCCCTGCGCCGGGTTCAGGTTTCAGTGCCATATTTCGGAAGATGCCGTGACTCGGACGGCGAACTTTATCCCTGTTTCCGGGAACGGTACCAAACCGTGACACGGCGCGAAAATGTCGATCTGGAACAAGTACGGCGCCGCGCGCAGGATCTGCGCAATCAGTTGCCCGGCTTGCAACGGTCCGCCGATGCCGGTGCGACGCAATGCCGGGCAGTCTATGCCGAAGCCGAAACTACTCCCTGA
- the uvrB gene encoding excinuclease ABC subunit UvrB, with the protein MAFAHSDKTAPVLHAPAPPTREKLEGGIAFRMATEFEPAGDQPNAIRDLAAGVRAGERDQVLLGATGTGKTFTMAKIIEETQRPAIILAPNKTLAAQLYGEFKGFFPDNAVEYFVSFYDYYQPEAYVARSDTFIEKESQINEQIDRMRHSATRALLERDDVIIVASVSCIYGIGSVETYGAMTQDLIVGSEYDQRKVMADLIAQQYRRNDASFQRGSFRVRGDSLEIFPAHLEDRAWKLSFFGEELEAITEFDPLTGEKTGRFDRIRVYANSHYVTPKPTMTQAIISIKKELRERLNQLVNDGKLLEAQRLEQRCNFDLEMLEATGVCNGIENYSRYLTGRAPGEPPPTLFEFIPDNAIVFADESHVSVPQIGGMYKGDYRRKFTLAEHGFRLPSCMDNRPLKFEEWDAMRPQSVFVSATPAKWEMEQTGGVFTEQVIRPTGLVDPQIEIRPVEMQVDDLLDEVRKVAADGYRTLCTTLTKRMAEDLTEYMHEQGIRVRYMHSDIDTIERIEILRDLRLGAFDVLIGINLLREGLDIPECGLVAILDADKEGFLRSETSLIQTIGRAARNAEGRVIMYADRITGSMERAIGETDRRRARQVAYNLEHGITPTTIKKNVDDILQGLYKGDADMNRVTAKIDKAHGGNLKTVLEGLRTDMRKAAENLEFEEAARLRDEVKRLEAVDLAISDDPMARQYAVEKASEEAIKGRGRSTAGRGGMRGGKPRRGR; encoded by the coding sequence ATGGCCTTTGCCCATTCCGACAAGACCGCGCCGGTTCTGCACGCCCCGGCACCCCCGACCCGCGAAAAGCTCGAAGGGGGGATCGCCTTTCGCATGGCCACCGAATTTGAGCCTGCAGGTGATCAGCCGAACGCGATCCGTGACCTGGCGGCGGGTGTGCGTGCGGGCGAACGCGATCAGGTTCTGCTGGGCGCGACCGGCACCGGCAAGACATTCACCATGGCCAAGATCATCGAGGAGACCCAGCGCCCCGCCATTATCCTTGCCCCCAACAAGACGCTCGCCGCGCAATTATACGGTGAATTCAAGGGGTTCTTTCCCGACAACGCGGTCGAATATTTCGTCAGCTTCTATGACTACTACCAGCCCGAAGCCTATGTCGCGCGGTCCGATACCTTTATCGAAAAGGAATCCCAGATCAACGAACAGATCGACCGGATGCGCCATTCGGCCACCCGGGCGCTGCTCGAACGTGACGATGTGATCATCGTCGCCTCGGTGTCCTGCATCTATGGCATCGGCTCGGTCGAAACCTACGGCGCCATGACCCAAGACCTGATTGTTGGCTCGGAATACGACCAACGCAAAGTGATGGCGGATCTGATCGCGCAGCAATACCGGCGCAACGACGCGTCCTTTCAGCGCGGGTCGTTCCGGGTGCGTGGCGATTCGCTGGAAATCTTTCCCGCCCACCTCGAAGATCGCGCCTGGAAGCTGTCATTCTTTGGCGAAGAACTGGAAGCGATCACCGAATTTGACCCTTTGACCGGCGAAAAAACTGGCCGCTTTGACCGCATCCGCGTCTATGCCAACTCGCACTATGTCACGCCGAAACCGACGATGACTCAGGCGATCATCAGCATAAAGAAAGAGCTGCGAGAGCGCCTCAACCAGCTGGTGAACGACGGCAAACTATTAGAGGCGCAGCGGCTGGAACAGCGTTGTAATTTTGATCTGGAAATGCTTGAGGCCACCGGCGTTTGCAACGGCATCGAAAACTATTCCCGTTACCTGACTGGTCGCGCACCGGGTGAGCCGCCCCCCACCCTGTTCGAATTTATCCCCGACAATGCCATTGTTTTCGCGGATGAATCCCACGTTTCGGTCCCGCAGATCGGCGGCATGTACAAGGGCGACTACCGGCGCAAATTCACATTGGCCGAGCATGGCTTTCGCCTGCCGTCCTGCATGGACAACCGCCCGCTGAAGTTCGAGGAATGGGACGCCATGCGCCCGCAATCGGTGTTTGTCTCGGCCACGCCGGCCAAGTGGGAAATGGAGCAGACTGGCGGCGTGTTTACCGAACAGGTCATCCGCCCCACCGGTCTGGTCGATCCGCAGATCGAAATCCGACCGGTCGAGATGCAGGTCGACGATCTGCTGGACGAGGTACGTAAAGTTGCCGCTGACGGTTACCGCACCCTCTGCACCACGCTGACCAAACGCATGGCCGAGGATCTGACCGAATACATGCACGAACAGGGCATCCGCGTACGCTATATGCACTCAGATATCGACACGATCGAGCGGATCGAGATCCTGCGTGACTTGCGTCTGGGCGCGTTCGACGTGTTGATTGGTATCAACCTGCTGCGCGAGGGCCTTGATATTCCCGAATGTGGTCTGGTCGCGATTCTGGATGCCGACAAAGAGGGCTTTTTGCGCTCGGAAACCTCGTTGATCCAGACCATCGGTCGCGCCGCGCGCAATGCCGAAGGCCGGGTGATTATGTATGCCGACCGCATCACCGGCTCGATGGAACGGGCCATCGGCGAAACCGATCGCCGCCGTGCCAGACAGGTTGCCTACAATCTGGAACACGGCATCACCCCGACGACGATCAAAAAGAATGTCGATGACATCTTGCAAGGGCTCTACAAAGGTGATGCCGACATGAACCGGGTGACAGCCAAGATCGACAAGGCCCACGGCGGCAACCTTAAGACTGTGCTTGAGGGGCTGCGCACCGACATGCGCAAAGCCGCCGAGAATCTGGAGTTCGAAGAGGCCGCCCGCCTGCGTGACGAGGTCAAGCGGCTGGAGGCGGTGGATCTCGCGATTTCGGACGATCCGATGGCGCGGCAATACGCGGTTGAAAAGGCGTCGGAAGAGGCGATCAAGGGACGAGGCCGCTCAACCGCCGGCCGGGGCGGCATGCGCGGAGGCAAGCCGCGACGGGGGCGCTGA
- a CDS encoding ETC complex I subunit, whose translation MRARIYQPARTAMSSGQGKTRHWVLDYAPDSAREVDPLMGWTSSNDTQAQVRLRFDTKEAALEYAREHGINVDVSDPNKRKPNIRQRGYAENFAVNRKSVWTH comes from the coding sequence ATGCGCGCGCGTATTTATCAGCCTGCCAGAACGGCCATGTCCTCGGGGCAGGGCAAAACCCGGCACTGGGTTCTGGACTATGCACCCGACTCCGCGCGCGAGGTTGATCCACTGATGGGCTGGACGTCGTCAAACGACACCCAGGCACAAGTGCGGTTGCGGTTCGACACGAAAGAAGCGGCGCTGGAATACGCCCGCGAGCATGGCATCAATGTCGACGTGTCTGACCCGAACAAGCGCAAACCGAATATCCGTCAGCGCGGCTATGCGGAAAATTTTGCTGTCAATCGCAAGAGCGTCTGGACGCATTAG
- a CDS encoding MYG1 family protein → MTITHLVTHSGGFHADELLSSVILSRLFPGAALIRSRDKTWITPDNGRIIYDVGGDFDAGAQIFDHHQRPNPLREDGQPYSSFGLIWAQYGRDYLRAMDVPEQDIEAIHASFDRGFVLPIDLVDNGAVNTSEAGPLFSGMTLPVLLESLKTVFDDREADADDRAFMAALPVARALVEAQINRKAAKFRAEAMVMNAIEAAGEGRVLDLPMGMPFRAAVEKTGADHLLFVIHPRGSDWTLTTIRVGDDTFDNRADLPAAWAGLTDAALENASGVAGAKFCHNGRFIAVASSREAVLRMADIAVAEALAE, encoded by the coding sequence ATGACGATCACCCACCTTGTGACCCATTCCGGCGGCTTTCATGCCGATGAGCTATTGTCCTCTGTTATTCTGTCTCGGCTGTTTCCCGGGGCCGCCTTGATCCGCAGCCGGGACAAGACGTGGATCACTCCGGACAATGGCCGGATCATTTATGATGTTGGTGGGGATTTTGATGCCGGGGCACAGATTTTCGATCACCACCAGCGCCCCAATCCGCTGCGCGAAGATGGGCAACCTTACAGCTCTTTTGGGTTGATCTGGGCGCAGTATGGCCGCGATTATCTGCGTGCGATGGATGTACCTGAGCAAGACATCGAGGCGATTCACGCCTCGTTTGATCGCGGTTTTGTGCTGCCGATTGACCTCGTCGATAATGGCGCAGTCAACACATCCGAGGCGGGGCCGCTGTTTTCTGGCATGACGTTGCCGGTGTTGCTCGAAAGCCTGAAAACCGTGTTTGATGATCGCGAAGCGGACGCAGACGATCGTGCCTTTATGGCGGCATTGCCGGTGGCGCGCGCGCTTGTCGAAGCTCAGATAAACCGCAAAGCCGCCAAGTTCCGCGCCGAAGCCATGGTGATGAACGCCATCGAGGCCGCAGGCGAGGGCCGTGTGCTGGACCTGCCGATGGGCATGCCGTTCCGCGCCGCCGTTGAAAAGACCGGGGCAGATCACCTCCTGTTCGTCATTCACCCGCGCGGCAGCGATTGGACCCTGACGACGATTCGCGTGGGTGACGATACGTTCGACAACCGCGCCGACCTCCCCGCGGCCTGGGCGGGGCTGACCGACGCGGCGCTTGAAAACGCCAGCGGTGTCGCGGGCGCGAAGTTCTGCCACAACGGTCGGTTTATTGCGGTCGCTTCCTCCCGCGAAGCTGTGTTGAGAATGGCAGATATTGCCGTGGCCGAGGCTTTGGCTGAATAG
- a CDS encoding phosphoserine transaminase — MAITQPASRGDARKPDTRPANPRFSSGPCAKPPAFELSKLADAPLGRSHRAGVGKAKLKAAIEGTREILNIPADYRIGIVPASDTGAMEMAMWSLLGARPATMVAWESFGAGWVTDVVKQLKIEAEVKTAEYGDIVDMAAVDYDTDVVFTWNGTTSGVRMPNGDAIPANRAGLTICDATSAAFAQDLPWDKLDVTTFSWQKVLGGEAAHGMIVLSPRAVERLESYSPAWPLPKIFRMTKGGKLIEGIFVGETINTPSMLAVEDYLLALDWARTVGGLSGLMARANANAQAIFDFCDANDWIANLANDPATRSNTSVCLKFTDARITDGAAFAKAIAKRLEAEGVALDVGAYRDAPAGLRIWCGGTVETADIAAMLPWLDWAFHAEIAALTQPA; from the coding sequence ATGGCTATTACACAACCGGCATCGCGCGGCGACGCGCGTAAACCTGACACGCGGCCAGCCAACCCGCGATTCTCGTCTGGCCCTTGCGCCAAACCCCCTGCATTCGAGCTGAGCAAGCTGGCTGACGCCCCTCTGGGCCGGTCGCATCGCGCAGGTGTTGGCAAGGCCAAACTCAAGGCGGCCATCGAAGGCACTCGCGAGATCCTGAACATCCCGGCAGATTATCGAATCGGTATCGTGCCTGCCTCGGACACAGGCGCGATGGAAATGGCGATGTGGTCGCTGCTGGGCGCACGTCCCGCGACCATGGTCGCGTGGGAAAGCTTTGGCGCGGGCTGGGTCACGGACGTGGTCAAGCAGCTCAAGATCGAGGCCGAGGTCAAGACTGCCGAATACGGTGATATCGTCGATATGGCAGCGGTGGATTACGACACCGACGTCGTGTTCACCTGGAACGGCACAACCTCGGGCGTGCGGATGCCGAACGGCGATGCGATTCCGGCGAACCGTGCCGGTCTGACCATCTGCGACGCGACTTCCGCGGCCTTTGCGCAGGATCTGCCGTGGGACAAGCTGGATGTGACGACCTTTTCCTGGCAGAAAGTGCTGGGCGGCGAGGCTGCACATGGCATGATCGTACTGAGCCCGCGCGCGGTTGAGCGGCTGGAAAGCTACTCTCCGGCTTGGCCTTTGCCCAAAATTTTCCGCATGACCAAAGGCGGTAAGCTGATCGAAGGCATCTTTGTGGGTGAGACGATCAACACTCCGTCGATGCTCGCGGTTGAGGATTATTTGCTGGCGCTCGACTGGGCGCGGACCGTCGGTGGGCTGAGTGGCCTGATGGCTCGCGCCAATGCCAACGCGCAGGCGATCTTTGACTTCTGCGATGCCAATGACTGGATTGCCAATCTGGCGAACGATCCAGCGACCCGGTCGAACACTTCGGTCTGTCTCAAGTTCACCGATGCGCGGATCACGGATGGTGCTGCTTTTGCGAAAGCGATCGCGAAACGGCTTGAGGCAGAAGGTGTGGCGCTGGATGTCGGGGCCTATCGTGATGCCCCGGCGGGTTTGCGGATCTGGTGTGGTGGTACGGTTGAGACGGCGGATATCGCCGCGATGCTGCCGTGGCTCGATTGGGCATTCCATGCCGAGATCGCGGCGCTGACCCAGCCAGCCTGA